The DNA region TGATCGCCACGCACCTTTTCTCGTCCCTCCAGCGCCGACTTCCTGCAACGGTATGGACCTTGCAAACCTACTGCTCACCCGCTGGCGATAGTAGGGTTGCTGCGGTTCATCGCCCGGAATAGAGGCATCGTTGCCCCATGGGGTGGCTTGGGTCCGGGCTTGCAGGGTTACCGAGTGCACATTCCTGTTACCGCAAGCGACATCAAAAAAGGGCGTAAGTTATTCGCCCCCCTGGGCGGTCTGGTTCTCGACGGAGACTGCGACCGACCAGGCGATAAACGGAGGGGATGGTCTGATGGAGACAGCTGTGATTGCGTTGGCGAGCGATGTGGACGACCCGTTCGAGCGCTTCTGGAACTGGCGTGGGGAATGGGTCGAAGCACCGAACCTGCGACGGGGCGGTGAAAGCGGGGTGGAGCGGGTGCGCCGGGACGACGGGGTCCTGCTGTATAGCAAGCGCCAGTGCGGCCACCTCTATCGCAGCGTGCTGCACCCCTTCGGACGGCCGACGGTGCTTCGCGAACGGGATGCCATCCGCGCCTTCGAACGCCTCGGCGTGAGGGTGCCGCAGCTGGTCTACTGCGGCGCGCGGCGCGGCGGCGAGGGCGCTTGGCAGGCGCTGCTGGTGACGGAGGCCCTGGAGGGCTTCATCGATTTCGAGCGCTGGTACGCCTCCCTGGAGGGGCGCGCCGACACCCGGGGCGAGCGCGAGCGGGTGCTTGGCCAGATGGCGGATGTGCTGGCGCGGTTGCACCGGGGCGGTTGGCAACACGGCTGCCTTTATCCCAAGCATGTGTTCATCCGCGTCGGGGAAGGGGAGGGCGCCGAATCGGTGGAAATCGCCCTGATCGACCTGGAGAAGAGCCGCCGTCGCTTCGCCCATGCCCGGGCGGCGCGCAACGATGTCGGCCAGATCAGGCGGCATTCGGCCATCCGCGACGAGGACTGGGCCTACCTGCTGGCGGTCTACGAGCGTGCCTTCGGCAGCCGCGTGGAGGCGCTGCACCGGCTTTGAGAACCCTGGAATGAAGAAGGCCTCGCAGATGCGGGGCCTTCTCGTTCAACCGGGCTCAGTGGCTCGCGACGGGCCCTGCCTCGGGCTGGTCAGCCGGCCGTGGGTCCGGCTTGGCCAGCAGGGTATAGACGCAGGGCAGCACGAACAGGGTGAACAGCGTGCCGATGGACATGCCGGTGGCGATCACCGTACCGATATCGAAGCGGCTCACCGCACCCGCGCCGGTGGCGAGGATCAGCGGCACCATGCCGAACACCATCGCGGCGGTGGTCATCAGTACCGGGCGCAGGCGGATGGAGGCGGCTTCCTCCACCGCTTCGCGCGCACTCAGGCCCTTGTCGCGACGCAGCTGGTTGGCGAACTCCACGATCAGGATGCCGTGCTTGCTGATCAGGCCGATCAGCGTCACCAGGCCCACCTGGGTGTAGATGTTCATGCTGGAGATCCCCAGGAACAGCGGGATCAACGCGCCGCAGATCGACAGCGGCACCGTCACCAGGATCACCAGCGGGTCGCGGAAGCTCTCGAACTGCGCGGCCAGCACCAGGAAGATGATCGCCAGGGCCAGGCCGAAGGTGACGTACAGCGCGCTGCCTTCCTGGACGTACTGGCGCGAGGCGCCGGCGTAGTCGAAGGCGAAGCCGCGCGGGGCCTCCTCGCGGGCGATCTGCGCCACGGTCTCCACCGCATCGCCCATGCTCACCACCGGGAAGCCCTCGATGATCGCCGAGTTCAGCTGCTGGAACTGCTTGAGCTTGGTCGGTCGCGCGGTGTCGTGCACGGTGATCAGGGTCGACAGGGGCACCATCGCGCCGCTCTCGCTCTTCACGTAGTAGTTGTTCAGCCAGTCCGGGTTGTCGCGGTAGGGGCGTTCCACCTGGGCGATCACCTTGTAGCTGCGACCGTCGATGGTGAAGCGGTTGATCTCGCCCTCGCCCAGCAGCAGTGCCAGGGTGGAGCCGAGGTCTTCCATGGACACGCCCATCTGCGCGGCCTTCTGGCGGTCGATGTCGACCACCACTTCGGGCTTGTCGAACGCCAGGTCGACGTTGAGGAAGGCGAACTTGCCCGAGGCTTCCGCGCGCTGCTTGATGCGCTCGGTCACCTGCAGCAGGGACTCGTAGTCGTTCGGGGTGTTGACCACGAACTGGAAGGGCAGGCCTTCGCCGGTGCCCGGCAGCGACGGCAGGTTGAAGCCGAAGATCTGCAGGCCGGGAATGCGGTCGAGCTTGCCCTGTACCTCCTGCAGCAGCTCCATCTGGGTGCGCTCGCGCTCGTCCCAGGGCTTGAGCAGGAAGCCGCCGATACCGGCCTGCACACCATCGAAGCCGTTGATCTGGAACGACGAGTAGTACTCGGGGAAGGACTTGAAGATCTCCACGAACTCGTCGGTGTAGGCGTTCAGGTAGTCCAGGTTGGTCGGCTGCGGCGCCTTGGCCATGAGGAAGACGATGCCCTGGTCCTCGTCGGGGGCCAGTTCGCTCTTGGTCATCATCAGCAGCACCGGGATCAGCGCCATCACGATGAGCGCGAACACCACCACCACCGGGCGGGTGTTGAGGGTGCCGTGCAGCGCGCGCTGGTAGCGGTGCTTGAGCCGCTCGAAGATCATGTCCAGCCTGTGGGCCAGGCCGCTCGGGTTCTCCTCGTGGCGCAGCAGCTTGGAGCACATCATCGGCGAGAGGGTCAGGGCGACCACGCCGGAGATGATCACCGCGCCCGCCAGGGTCAGGGCGAACTCGCGGAACAGCGCGCCGGTGAGGCCTTCGAGGAAGCCGATGGGGGCGTACACCGCCGCCAGGGTGATGGTCATGGAGATGACCGGCACGGCGATCTCGCGGGCGCCCTCGATGGCGGCGTCGAAGGGCGTCTTGCCCTCCTCGATGTGCCGGTGGATGTTCTCCACCACCACGATGGCGTCGTCCACCACCAGGCCGATGGCGAGCACCATGGCCAGCAGCGTCAGCAGGTTGATCGAGTAGCCCATCAGCTGCATGAAGAACAGCACGCCGATCATCGACAGCGGGATGGTGATGACCGGGATCAGCACCGAGCGGAAGGCACCGAGGAACAGGAACACGACCACGATGACGATCAGCACCGCCTCGCCCAGGGTCTTCACCACCTCGTCGATGGACGCCTGGATGAAGCGCGTGGCGTCATAGGCGATGGACACCTTGAGGTTCGGCGGCAGCTGCGCTTCCAGCTCGGGCATGATCGCGCGCACGTGCTTGATCACGTCCAGCGGGTTGGCGCTGGGCGTGCCCTTGATGCCGATGTAGACCGAGGGGATGCCGTCGAAGGAGCTGATGGAGTCGTAGTTCTCGGCGCCCATCTCGACGCGGGCGATGTCACGCACCAGCACGCGGCGGTCGCCCTGGGTCTTCACCGGGATGGCGGCGAAGGCTTCGGGGGACTTGAGGTCGGTGGTGGCGTTGATGCTCGTCACCACGTACTCGCCCTTCACCTGGCCGGCGGCCGAGAGGAAGTTGTACTTGCGCACCGCATCGCTGACATCGCCGGCGGTGACGCCGTAGGCGGCCATCTTCACCGGGTCCAGCCACAGGCGCATGGCGAAGACCTGGTTGCCGAGGATCTCCGCTTCCGCCATGCCCGGCAGGGTCGCCAGCTTGGGCTGGATGACCCGCGACAGGTAGTCGGTGATCTGCGGGTTGGACAGTTCGTCGCTGTAGAAGCTGATGTACATCAGCGCCGAGGCGTCGGCCGCCTCCTTGGACAGCACGGGGTCCTCGGCATCCTGCGGCAACTGGTTCTTCACCTCGTTGGCCTTGGCCAGCAGTTCGGTGAAGAGGCGGTCCGAGTTGGCGCCGATGCGTGCGTAGATCGAGATGACCGACATGTTCTGCTGGCTCGACGACGTCATGTAGTCGATGCCTTCGGCGCTCGCGAGGCTCTGCTGCAGCGGCTGGGTGATGTAGCCCTGGATGGTCTCGGCGTTGGCCCCCGGGTAGGCGGTGGTCACCGTGATCAGGGCGTTTTCCATCTGCGGGTACTGGCGGATCACCAGCTTGCTGAAGGCCTGGAAGCCCAGCAGCACGATCAGCAGGCTGACCACGGTCGCCAGTACCGGGCGACGGATGAAGGGATCTGTGAAAGCCATATCGGTATTCCTTGGCGTCGGGCCTACTGCTCGGCGCTGGCTTGTTTGTCCGTTTTCGGTTGCTGGGCCTGGTCATCGGCGATGGCGACGTTGGAGCCGTTGTCCAGCTTCAGCTGGCCGGCGGTCACCACCTGCTCGTCGGCCTTCAGGCCCTTGAGCACCACGACCTTGCCGTCGCGGCGCTGGCCGGTCTCGACGAAGCGGCGTTCGACCACCAGGACCGGCTGGCCCTTGTCGTCCTTCAGCGCCTGGCCGTCCTCGCCCTTCTTGGCGTCGATCACGTAGACCGAGTTGCCGTAGAGGGTGTAGGTGATGGCGGTTTCCGGCACCACGATGCGCAGGTTGTCGCCTGGCAGCAGGACCTCGAGGTTGGCGAACATGCCCGGCAGCAGCTTGCTGTCGGGGTTCTGCAGCAGCGCACGCACCTGCAGGTTGCGAGTACTGTCCTCGACCTTGGGGTTGATCGCGGCGATGGCGCCTTCGAAGAACTCGCCCGGGTAGGCGGCGACGCTGATCCGCACATGCTGGCCGATGGCGAGCTTGGGCACCGCCTGCTCGGGCAGGTAGAAGTCGAGGAACAGGGTGCTGAGGTCCTGCAGGGTGGCGATGGTGGTGCCGGAGGAGAGGAAGTCACCCACGTCCACCTGGCGGATGCCGATGGTGCCGGCGAAGGGCGCGACGATGCGCTTCTTCGCCAGCATGGCCTTCAACTGGGCGACGCTGGCGGTCGACTTCTGCAGCTCCGAGGAGAGTCGGTCGAATTCGCTCTTGGAAATGTTCTGCCGGTTCACCAGGCTGCGGCCGCGTTCGAACTCGACGCGTGCCAGGGCCAGGGCGGCTTCCGCGGTCGCCAGGCTGGCCTGTTCGACGTCGCTGTCCATCTGGATCAGCGGCTGGCCGAGCTTGACCTTCTCGCCGGAAAGGAACTGCACCTCCTGCACGGTGCCGCCGACTTCCACGGTCAGGTCCACGCCCTGGAAGGCCTTGAGCGAACCGATGGCCGGCAGGCGCTCCTGCCAGGGCACTTCCACCGCCTTGGCGGCCGAGACGCTGATGGCCGGCTTGGGCGCCGTGAACATCGCGATCTGCTGTTTGATGGAGAAGAACTTGTACGCGGCAAGCGCGGCCACCACGAGGATGACCACGCCGAGCATGATGAGCATGCGGCGGAGCAACATATTCCGGTTCCTTGGCAAGGCAGATTGAGGCCTGGGAATAGGCGAGGGGTGCACCTTATTACCACTGGCGGGGGCAAGTCAAAGGCGCGGAATTGCAAAAGTTTACATGCTGGCACGATGCCCATTCAGTGCCTTGCAGATCGCCGGAGAACGCTACGAATCGGCGCATTTCAGTCGGCGCGAAAGGCGCCTGGGCGGGGAGGCCCGTGCAGCGGAACAGGCAGCGCAGCGGCGCCCTGGCAGTGGGCGGGTGCAACTCTTTGGAACCCACGGGGGCGGCAAGGGTGCCACCTCGCTGCGACGGAGACGGCACATCCCTGTGCCGGTGAAGTCGGGGGTCAGGCGCTGAAGCGGCGGGTGACCTCGCTCAGGTCGCCGGAGAGTTCGTGCAGGCGGTTGCTGGCCGCCTCGGTGCGTTGCACGTTCTCGTTGTTGGTGACGGCGATGGCGGTGATTTCGGTGAGGTTGCGCGAGATGTCCTCGGCCACCGAGGTCTGCTCCTCCGCCGCCGTGGCGATCTGCCGGTTCATGTCGCGGATGGCCTCCACCGCGCCGGTGATGCGTTGCAGCATCGCGCCGGCCTCGGTCACCTGGGTGACGCTCTGCTCGCTGCGGCTCTGACCGCTTTCGATGGCGCGCACCGCGTTCACCGCGCCGGTCTGCACCGTGTCGATGATCTGGTGGATCTCGGCGGTGGATTCGGCGGTGCGCTGGGCGAGGGTCCGCACCTCGTCGGCGACCACCGCGAAGCCCCGGCCCTGCTCGCCGGCGCGGGCGGCCTCGATGGCGGCGTTGAGCGCCAGCAGGTTGGTCTGCTCGGCGATGCCGCGGATCACTTCCAGCACCTTGCTGATGCGGCCGCTGTCGTTCTCCAGGCGGCGGATCACCTCGGCGGTGGAATCGATCTCGCCACGCATGCCGGTGATGCTCTGGATGGTCGCCTGCATCACCCGCTCGCCCTGCTGGGCCGAGCTGTCGGCGTCGTCGGCGGCGCGTGCGGCATCGGCGGCATGGCGGGCCACCTCCTGGGCGGTGGCGGACATCTCGTGCATCGCCGTGGCCACCTGGTCGGTGCGCGAGAACTGCTCGCGGGTGCCCCCGGCCATCAGCGTGGCGATGGCGTTGAGCTCGCCGCTTGCGCTGTCCAGCTCGGCGGTGCTGTGCTTGAGGCGGTTGAAGGTGTCGGCGAGGAAGTCCCGCAGGATGTTCGCCGAGTTGGCCAGGCGGCCCAGTTCGTCGCGGCGGCTACTGTCGACGCGCTCGCCGAAGTTGCCCTGGCTGAGGCGGCCGATGTGGTCGATCAGGGTGCGGATCGGATCGATCAGGCGCCGGTTGATCAGCCAGATCGCCAGCAGGCCCACCAGCACGCTGGACACCAGCATCACCACCAGGCCGGTGGTCACGGTGCTGGCGGCGCTGGCGCTGATCTCGGCGGACTGCTGGGTGCCGCGGTCATGCAACTGGGTGACCAGGGCGGTCATCTGCTCGCTGGCGGCGCGGTCGATGCCCTGCACCGCCTTGTCGCCCGCGGTCGGGTCGGCGCCGGCGGCGAGGAAGGCCTCGCGGCCCTTGCGGTAGGCGGCCCCCAGGCTCTGGTGCTCGCTGCGCAGGCGCTCCACCTGACTTTGCAGGCCGCTGTCGCCCTGCTCGCGGGCCTCGTTGACCAGCTTGCCGAGCAGGTCCTGGACCTTGCGTTCCTGGTCCTCGAACTGGCCCCAGTACTTGCTCAGGGCGGCCGGGTCCTTGCCGCGCAGCAGGACGTTCTTCCATTCCTGCACCTGGCCCTTGAATTCGACGTTCGCGCTGTCGACGAGGCTGGATGCCTCCAGCGTGCCACCTACCAGGCTGCGGTAGGACTGGATCCCTCCAGATAGAAAGTTGAAGCAGGTCAGGGCGATGACCAGGATCAGCAGCAGGCTGCCGCCCAGCAGCGCGAGGAGCTGACCTCGCAGGGAGTTTTGCAGGGACATGTAGTGACGCCTCAGGGACGTGGGAGGAAGGGGTTGGCTGGTGAAGTATAGGTCGGCCGCCGCGACCGTTCGTTGAGGTCGCGGCGACGAAATGCAGGTGTCAGGCGAGGTGCAGGTGGTTGTCCCAGAGCCCGGCGGGCAGCTGCAGGGGCGCGGCGGCGATCGTCGCCTTGCGGCAATCGTAGAAACGGCAGCGGCCCTGGCCGGAGGTGACCACGAAACCGTCCTTCACCGCGCCGACGCCGGCGCAGTCGGGGAGCGGGGCGTCGAGGCGCACGGCGCCGCTGTCCAGGTCCCAGATGAAGAACCGGTTGCCGCGCGGGGCGGTCAGGGCCACCAGGCGCAGTTCGTCGTGGATGGCGACGCTGGCGGTGTACTGGGCCATCGACAGGCGTTGCTCGTCGGCCAGGGGGAAGGGCTGGAAGCGCTGGCCCGGGCGCTTGATCGCCAGCAGGTCGGCATGGTCGCCGGCATCGCCCATGTACTGCTGGCAGGCGACTATGGTGCCGTCGCCGGCGATGGCCAGGTGGCGCACGCTGTTCATCTGCTGGGGCAGGGTCTCGCGGCTGATCAGGCTGCCGTCGCGGCGCATCAGCACCAGGCTGGGCTCCATGGCATGGAGGTTCATCTCCACGCGGCTCTCGGCCTCGGTTCTGATGCCGCCGTTGGCGACCACGAAGGTCTCGCCGTCCGGCATCCAGGACACCTGGTGCGGCCCCAGGCCGTGGGTGGACAGCTCGCCCTGGAAGCTCAGCCGGCGGTTGGCGTAGGCATACACGCCAAGCAGGCCGCGACCGGGGTCGGTGGTGTCGTTGTCGGTGGTGTAGAGCCACTCGCCGCTCTTGTGGAACACGCCGTGCCCGTAGAAGTGGCGGTCCGGCTGCGAGCGCACCGTCTGCAGCAGGCTGCCGTCGGTGAGGTCGATCAGGTAGCTCTCGGTGCCCGGGCGGCGCGCGACGAACAGGGCCACCGGCTCGCTGGGATGTTCGACGATGTCGTGGCAGCGCTGCGCCACGCGGGTGGCGAACACCTGGGTGCCATCGAGGCGGTAGCCGACGGCGTAGTGGCCGCCATCGGCATCGTCACGGGCGGAGAGCAGCAGCGGGTCGCGACCCTTGCGGCTCAGGGTCCAGCCGCCCAGCGTCACGGCGCCGAGCAGGAGGCTGCCGAGGGCGAGTACCTGGCGGCGGAACATATCAGTCACCATCGTTGGCGTTGAAGCCGAGTTGCACGTTGAGGACGCGGGCCAGCTCGTTGGAGTGCAGGCGGTGCACCACGTCGAGGCTGTCGTAGAAGACGTTCAGTTGCTTGAGGCCTTCCTCGCTCTGCAGCAGCTTGCTCAGCGGCGGTTGCAGGGCGTCCAGCTTGGCGCGGGCGTCGGCGTAGGCGCCGTCGATCTTCTCGGCCAGGGCCTTCTGGTCGTCACCCAGCAGGCTGCGGAGGCCCTTGCCGTCGGCACCGTTCCACAGCTGCTCGGCGCTGAGCAGGCTGGCGCCCAGGCTGGCCAGGGAGGTGTCGCTGCGCCAGCCATCGGCCTGGTAGGGCTGCGGCTGGCTCTTGGCTTGGCGGCCCATGGGCGTGCCGAGCTTCTTCTTCAGGGTGTCCAGGGCGGTGACCTGGACACGCAGCAGCTCGGAGACGGCCTCGTGGGAGTCGGCGTAGCGCTGGTTGGGGAATTTGCTCAGTTGCTCGAGCATGCCGTCCTTGCTGTTCCAGGAGGCGAGGATCTCCTCGGCGAGGCTCTGCTGGCGCTGGCCGATGGCTTCCAGCAACGGGCAGTAGCGGGCCTTCTGCTCCTGGTCGGCGAGGTCCAGGTTGCTGTCGAAGAGGATGTATTCGTAGGCGGAGAGGCCCTGTACCACGACGCTGGACTTGGCCAGGCCGGCGGCGTCGATGTCGGGCTTAGCCTGGACCAGTTGCTCGACCTGGCGACCCACCAGGTTCTTCTTGTCCGGCCAGAACTGCACCTGCCAGGCGCGGTTGCCCTCGGCCAGGGGGCCGACCATCAGCGGTTGCAGCTCGGCCCAGGCCTTCTGCGCCGCGAGGAAGTCGGCACGGGCCTTGGCCAGGTCTTCCTTCCCGGAACAGAACGCCAGCGCGCTGGCGGCCAGGGCGCGGTCGGCTTCCACCCAGCGGCTGTAGGTGGGCAGGATCACCTGCTTGGCCAGCGCGGCGGTGGCCTGGGCCTGCGGGTCCTGCGGGGCGCAGGCGCCCAGGGCCAGGGCGGCGAGGCTGGTGAAGAGCAGTTTGGGTCTGAACATGCAGGGCTCCTTAAAGGGAATTCAGGAATGCCAGCAGCGCGGCTCGCTGTCCAGCGTCATAGCGCATGACGGTCTGTTTCGCCGC from Pseudomonas tohonis includes:
- a CDS encoding lipopolysaccharide kinase InaA family protein, yielding MALASDVDDPFERFWNWRGEWVEAPNLRRGGESGVERVRRDDGVLLYSKRQCGHLYRSVLHPFGRPTVLRERDAIRAFERLGVRVPQLVYCGARRGGEGAWQALLVTEALEGFIDFERWYASLEGRADTRGERERVLGQMADVLARLHRGGWQHGCLYPKHVFIRVGEGEGAESVEIALIDLEKSRRRFAHARAARNDVGQIRRHSAIRDEDWAYLLAVYERAFGSRVEALHRL
- a CDS encoding multidrug efflux RND transporter permease subunit, with protein sequence MAFTDPFIRRPVLATVVSLLIVLLGFQAFSKLVIRQYPQMENALITVTTAYPGANAETIQGYITQPLQQSLASAEGIDYMTSSSQQNMSVISIYARIGANSDRLFTELLAKANEVKNQLPQDAEDPVLSKEAADASALMYISFYSDELSNPQITDYLSRVIQPKLATLPGMAEAEILGNQVFAMRLWLDPVKMAAYGVTAGDVSDAVRKYNFLSAAGQVKGEYVVTSINATTDLKSPEAFAAIPVKTQGDRRVLVRDIARVEMGAENYDSISSFDGIPSVYIGIKGTPSANPLDVIKHVRAIMPELEAQLPPNLKVSIAYDATRFIQASIDEVVKTLGEAVLIVIVVVFLFLGAFRSVLIPVITIPLSMIGVLFFMQLMGYSINLLTLLAMVLAIGLVVDDAIVVVENIHRHIEEGKTPFDAAIEGAREIAVPVISMTITLAAVYAPIGFLEGLTGALFREFALTLAGAVIISGVVALTLSPMMCSKLLRHEENPSGLAHRLDMIFERLKHRYQRALHGTLNTRPVVVVFALIVMALIPVLLMMTKSELAPDEDQGIVFLMAKAPQPTNLDYLNAYTDEFVEIFKSFPEYYSSFQINGFDGVQAGIGGFLLKPWDERERTQMELLQEVQGKLDRIPGLQIFGFNLPSLPGTGEGLPFQFVVNTPNDYESLLQVTERIKQRAEASGKFAFLNVDLAFDKPEVVVDIDRQKAAQMGVSMEDLGSTLALLLGEGEINRFTIDGRSYKVIAQVERPYRDNPDWLNNYYVKSESGAMVPLSTLITVHDTARPTKLKQFQQLNSAIIEGFPVVSMGDAVETVAQIAREEAPRGFAFDYAGASRQYVQEGSALYVTFGLALAIIFLVLAAQFESFRDPLVILVTVPLSICGALIPLFLGISSMNIYTQVGLVTLIGLISKHGILIVEFANQLRRDKGLSAREAVEEAASIRLRPVLMTTAAMVFGMVPLILATGAGAVSRFDIGTVIATGMSIGTLFTLFVLPCVYTLLAKPDPRPADQPEAGPVASH
- a CDS encoding efflux RND transporter periplasmic adaptor subunit, whose protein sequence is MLLRRMLIMLGVVILVVAALAAYKFFSIKQQIAMFTAPKPAISVSAAKAVEVPWQERLPAIGSLKAFQGVDLTVEVGGTVQEVQFLSGEKVKLGQPLIQMDSDVEQASLATAEAALALARVEFERGRSLVNRQNISKSEFDRLSSELQKSTASVAQLKAMLAKKRIVAPFAGTIGIRQVDVGDFLSSGTTIATLQDLSTLFLDFYLPEQAVPKLAIGQHVRISVAAYPGEFFEGAIAAINPKVEDSTRNLQVRALLQNPDSKLLPGMFANLEVLLPGDNLRIVVPETAITYTLYGNSVYVIDAKKGEDGQALKDDKGQPVLVVERRFVETGQRRDGKVVVLKGLKADEQVVTAGQLKLDNGSNVAIADDQAQQPKTDKQASAEQ
- a CDS encoding methyl-accepting chemotaxis protein is translated as MAGGTREQFSRTDQVATAMHEMSATAQEVARHAADAARAADDADSSAQQGERVMQATIQSITGMRGEIDSTAEVIRRLENDSGRISKVLEVIRGIAEQTNLLALNAAIEAARAGEQGRGFAVVADEVRTLAQRTAESTAEIHQIIDTVQTGAVNAVRAIESGQSRSEQSVTQVTEAGAMLQRITGAVEAIRDMNRQIATAAEEQTSVAEDISRNLTEITAIAVTNNENVQRTEAASNRLHELSGDLSEVTRRFSA
- a CDS encoding DUF1513 domain-containing protein, with translation MFRRQVLALGSLLLGAVTLGGWTLSRKGRDPLLLSARDDADGGHYAVGYRLDGTQVFATRVAQRCHDIVEHPSEPVALFVARRPGTESYLIDLTDGSLLQTVRSQPDRHFYGHGVFHKSGEWLYTTDNDTTDPGRGLLGVYAYANRRLSFQGELSTHGLGPHQVSWMPDGETFVVANGGIRTEAESRVEMNLHAMEPSLVLMRRDGSLISRETLPQQMNSVRHLAIAGDGTIVACQQYMGDAGDHADLLAIKRPGQRFQPFPLADEQRLSMAQYTASVAIHDELRLVALTAPRGNRFFIWDLDSGAVRLDAPLPDCAGVGAVKDGFVVTSGQGRCRFYDCRKATIAAAPLQLPAGLWDNHLHLA
- a CDS encoding imelysin family protein, which codes for MFRPKLLFTSLAALALGACAPQDPQAQATAALAKQVILPTYSRWVEADRALAASALAFCSGKEDLAKARADFLAAQKAWAELQPLMVGPLAEGNRAWQVQFWPDKKNLVGRQVEQLVQAKPDIDAAGLAKSSVVVQGLSAYEYILFDSNLDLADQEQKARYCPLLEAIGQRQQSLAEEILASWNSKDGMLEQLSKFPNQRYADSHEAVSELLRVQVTALDTLKKKLGTPMGRQAKSQPQPYQADGWRSDTSLASLGASLLSAEQLWNGADGKGLRSLLGDDQKALAEKIDGAYADARAKLDALQPPLSKLLQSEEGLKQLNVFYDSLDVVHRLHSNELARVLNVQLGFNANDGD